The proteins below come from a single Vitis vinifera cultivar Pinot Noir 40024 chromosome 9, ASM3070453v1 genomic window:
- the LOC100852503 gene encoding receptor-like protein EIX2 produces the protein MTPGVSIDFNSNLFEGPIPLPKPGCLSLDLSNNKFSGPIPARIGESMPHLRFLFLSGNQIKGIIPESIRYMQSLRIIDLSRNSLTGSIPSTISNCPHLSMLHLGKNNLSGTIPKSFGQLEWLQSLHLDKNNLSGELPSSFRYLLSLEILDLSYNSLSGNIPAFGAAFTSLGILKLRSNKFSGGLLFELSNLSSLHILDLAENNLSGSIPACLGDLKAMAQKQNISRYTLGVSYTRRVYDDSLIVTAKGQDLEYIKTLSLIISIDLSSNNFGGEFPKDVTKLYGLMILNLSRNHINGSIPENISGLHELSSLDLSSNTLYGLIPWSMSLLTFLSYLNLSNNNFSGKIPFTGQMTTFGESAYVGNPHLCGPPLVAKCQGDDLDKGQGTVEDENDDDFIDQWFYFSIGLGFALEFELKMVSDIGLDWERSEADTTRPSRTGLGRYFEP, from the coding sequence ATGACCCCTGGGGTATCTATTGATTTCAACTCCAACCTTTTTGAGGGTCCAATTCCTCTACCAAAACCTGGGTGCCTCTCACTTGATCTATCCAACAATAAATTTTCTGGTCCTATCCCAGCCAGGATAGGTGAATCCATGCCACACTTGcgcttcctttttctttcaggCAATCAAATAAAAGGAATCATCCCTGAGTCTATAAGATATATGCAGAGTCTTCGGATCATTGATCTTTCAAGGAATAGTTTGACAGGAAGCATTCCTTCAACCATAAGTAATTGCCCTCACCTAAGCATGCTACACCTTGGAAAGAACAATTTATCTGGGACTATTCCAAAATCTTTTGGTCAGTTAGAATGGCTTCAATCACTTCACCTAGACAAGAACAATCTGTCAGGAGAACTTCCTTCGTCTTTCCGATACCTGTTGAGTTTGGAAATCCTTGATCTCAGTTACAACTCATTATCGGGTAATATTCCAGCATTTGGAGCTGCTTTCACATCCCTTGGAATTCTTAAGTTGAGGTCCAACAAATTTTCAGGAGGGCTTCTTTTTGAGCTGTCAAATTTAAGTTCATTGCATATCTTAGACCTTGCTGAAAACAATTTGAGTGGTAGCATTCCAGCCTGTTTGGGTGATCTTAAAGCAATGGCTCAAAAGCAAAATATAAGTCGCTATACACTCGGAGTCTCTTATACAAGGCGAGTTTATGATGATAGTTTGATCGTGACTGCGAAAGGCCAAGATCTGGAATATATCAAGACTCTTTCTCTCATAATTAGCATAGATCTATCCAGCAACAACTTTGGTGGAGAGTTTCCAAAAGACGTAACAAAGTTATATGGTTTAATGATTCTCAACTTGTCAAGAAACCATATTAATGGCTCGATTCCGGAAAACATCTCAGGGTTACATGAATTGTCATCTCTTGATCTATCAAGTAACACTCTTTATGGCCTTATTCCTTGGAGCATGTCTTTATTAACATTTTTGAGTTATTTGAAtctatcaaataataatttctctGGCAAGATCCCCTTTACAGGACAAATGACAACTTTTGGTGAGTCTGCCTATGTTGGAAACCCTCATCTTTGTGGACCTCCACTTGTTGCTAAATGCCAAGGTGATGATTTAGATAAGGGGCAAGGTACtgttgaagatgaaaatgatgatgactTCATTGATCAGTGGTTTTACTTTAGTATCGGGCTTGGATTTGCTTTGG